Genomic DNA from Pigmentiphaga litoralis:
CTCGCGCCTGGAAGTCGGCTCGCCCGGTACCGACCGGCCGCTGCGCCGCGCCAAGGACTTCATCAAGTTCGCCGGCGAGCGCGCCGAGATCAAGCTGCGCCTCCCGTTCAACGGACGCAAGGTATTCACCGGCACGCTCGTCGCGCCGGAGCCGGCCACCGGCGACACTGCCGATGCGGCAGCACCGAATAAAGAAGTACAAGGAGCCGAGGTATTCGGCATCGAATTCGAAGCAAAGGAAGGCGACATCCAGGTATTGAATTTCACGATCGATGAACTCGAGCGTGCAAAACTGGATCCGGTTCTGAATTTCAGGGGCAAAAAACAATGAGCCGCGAGATTCTGTTGTTGGTG
This window encodes:
- the rimP gene encoding ribosome maturation factor RimP, whose translation is MADIFELTEQSLAGLGVELVDVERAGGGLLRVTIDRDEGVRIEDCEAVSKQLSRVFEVENIDYSRLEVGSPGTDRPLRRAKDFIKFAGERAEIKLRLPFNGRKVFTGTLVAPEPATGDTADAAAPNKEVQGAEVFGIEFEAKEGDIQVLNFTIDELERAKLDPVLNFRGKKQ